In a genomic window of Capsicum annuum cultivar UCD-10X-F1 unplaced genomic scaffold, UCD10Xv1.1 ctg1489, whole genome shotgun sequence:
- the LOC124885188 gene encoding phytanoyl-CoA dioxygenase-like yields the protein MAHCSPQLIWNRNDAGLATAKLALAVEKHVLNLGSVDTVGTVGELLDCLRDPSGMTIAMFLESLLLSGLWLAFEDSTIVNGCLWAIPRDENGVHFDMPSPCYNQKDFIPLEVKAGSLVVIHGDLFHQSFENQSSKSRHAYSLHVVDTNGCKWAEDNSNDDCYASGVNCC from the exons ATGGCTCATTGTTCCCCGCAACTAATTTGGAACAGAAATGATGCTGGACTGGCAACTGCAAAGTTGGCTCTAGCCGTGGAGAAACATGTGCTGAATTTAGGATCCGTTGACACTGTTGGAACTGTTG GTGAACTATTAGACTGCCTCCGCGACCCTTCAGGAATGACGATTGCTATGTTTCTGGAGTCACTGctgctaag TGGCTTGTGGCTAGCTTTCGAGGATTCAACAATTGTAAATGGCTGTCTATGGGCTATACCAAG AGATGAAAATGGGGTTCATTTTGATATGCCATCTCCCTGCTATAACCAGAAAGATTTCATTCCACTTGAAGTAAAGGCTGGATCTTTGGTAGTCATTCATGGAGATCTTTTTCACCAGAG TTTTGAGAATCAGTCTTCAAAGTCACGACATGCATACAGTTTACATGTGGTGGATACTAATGGCTGCAAATGGGCAGAAGACAACTC GAATGACGATTGCTATGCTTCTGGAGTCAATTGctgctaa
- the LOC107875814 gene encoding uncharacterized protein LOC107875814 produces the protein MACNKCIIKVEQDGNSFFCPKCNSEAKVVHRYRLQVRVMDGTGLITLLLWNHEAVQLMGKTAKELKESLIDNDECSYPSELNDIVEKRLMFKVMVKESNIYKQDEIYKVLKFADDESLFKEYCHPSLKYTVSGTSYKEI, from the exons ATGGCTTGCAACAAGTGTATTATAAAGGTTGAACAAGATGGAAACTCATTTTTTTGTCCAAAATGCAATTCAGAGGCAAAAGTTGTTCACAG GTATAGGCTACAAGTGCGTGTAATGGATGGAACTGGTCTTATAACCCTATTACTTTGGAACCATGAAGCTGTGCAACTTATGGGGAAAACTGCAAAAGAGCTAAAGGAGAGCTTAATTGATAATGATGAATGTTCGTATCCAAGTGAATTGAATGATATCGTTGAAAAAAGACTCATGTTTAAGGTCATGGTGAAGGAATCTAATATATACAAGCAGGATGAAATCTACAAAGTTCTAAAATTTGCTGATGATGAATCTCTTTTCAAGGAATATTGTCATCCTTCACTAAAATACACTGTAAGTGGTACTTCTTATAAAGAAATATAA